In a genomic window of Saccharomyces kudriavzevii IFO 1802 strain IFO1802 genome assembly, chromosome: 2:
- the RXT2 gene encoding Rxt2p (similar to Saccharomyces cerevisiae RXT2 (YBR095C); ancestral locus Anc_3.336) translates to MSVKNIEANQAHLEDESVLTNESNIISTFTRRIIKEKSGNYQVLKRSIDGKLIYPEATGISSNRGNKLLQKSEVVTRRDLNNSKPIIEQAVFYNGSEHRLLQTNIAADSKGNRRRKRIKFTPDINVEPVLFDNEKPISGGNEEDDNITDDYNGDEGEDDLSKLVNVKEILTPILSLGEVINRKTISRTFSSPILKDLALQIILMIEREQMSVVRYSQFLEVFLGDHPEPIYESNLNLPSYNHNLTLTEDRGSSEGGDGGYKNIVSEVNLNSAITAEDECTNNETEETAEEDPFFALPRLKQSKALLSLLPSSSGSASISALTGAEQQQLNDEIESARQLSQIALQRNKEFIRNLQKIRKSVIKANRIRGRILNWSREFLGISDDDITIPVALRVVKRGLISATTNKTTNFEEEIENTMEDGVADDNEPDEEANRV, encoded by the coding sequence ATGAGTGTCAAGAACATTGAAGCCAACCAGGCGCACTTGGAAGACGAGAGTGTCCTCACCAATGAATCGAATATAATCAGCACATTCACTAGAAGGataataaaggaaaaaagcgGTAACTATCAGGTACTAAAAAGGTCTATCGATGGGAAACTAATCTATCCTGAAGCTACTGGTATATCTTCTAACAGAGGTAACAAACTTTTGCAGAAAAGTGAGGTGGTAACAAGAAGAGACTTGAATAATTCTAAGCCCATTATTGAGCAGGCTGTCTTTTATAACGGTTCAGAGCATCGGCTTCTACAAACAAATATCGCAGCCGATAGTAAAGGTAATAGAAGACGTAAAAGGATAAAATTTACCCCCGATATCAACGTCGAGCCAGTCCTgtttgataatgaaaagcCAATCAGTGGGGgaaacgaagaagatgataatattACCGATGATTACAATGGCGATGAAGGTGAAGATGATCTATCAAAATTGGTGAATGTAAAGGAAATTCTTACCCCAATTCTTTCATTGGGTGAGGTGATAAACCGTAAAACAATTTCAAGGACCTTTTCGAGCCCAATTTTGAAGGACCTGGCGTTacaaataatattaatgatCGAAAGGGAACAAATGTCAGTTGTTAGATATTCCCAGTTTTTGGAAGTGTTTTTAGGAGACCATCCAGAACCAATTTATGAATCTAATCTGAACCTTCCATCTTACAATCACAATTTGACTTTGACCGAGGACAGAGGATCGAGTGAGGGGGGTGATGGCGGTtataaaaatattgttAGCGAAGTTAATCTGAACAGTGCCATAACGGCGGAGGATGAATGCACCAATAATGAAACGGAAGAGACTGCAGAAGAAGATCCATTTTTTGCGTTACCGAGATTAAAACAATCCAAGGCGCTACTATCGTTGCTACCATCATCTTCCGGTTCTGCCTCTATTTCAGCGTTGACAGGGGCTGAGCAACAACAAttgaatgatgaaattgaatcTGCTCGACAGTTGTCGCAAATTGCAttgcaaagaaataaagaatttATAAGAAACctacaaaaaataagaaaatcaGTAATAAAAGCCAACAGAATAAGAGGCAGAATACTGAATTGGAGTCGGGAGTTCTTAGGCATCTCCGACGATGATATTACTATCCCGGTGGCACTGCGTGTTGTAAAAAGAGGTTTGATCAGTGCGAcaacaaacaaaacaacaaatttcgaagaagaaattgaaaataccATGGAAGACGGTGTGGCGGATGATAATGAACCCGATGAAGAGGCTAATAGAGTATAA
- the SKDI02G2040 gene encoding uncharacterized protein (similar to Saccharomyces cerevisiae YBR096W; ancestral locus Anc_3.337) — MSFCTVFKWFFAAYLLSSYKSLPGAYFVRFYYYVTQTLFLPIFTGFETENIKKLEKNEYGCFSYNKLDTYASPFECDFYFHKSNSTYFAELDISRGSLMCKIFQKLMLNSRHYPYVPVANVFTNFLKEIKPFQKYSISSNIICWNEKWIYVMSRFTIKNGTVLCSLSLTKYVLKDGRKTIKPKDALEYCGIYNEKVAKISEDNLKLLTEHCGFHETVPLENLSQDYCSKI; from the coding sequence atgtcGTTTTGCACTGTTTTTAAATGGTTCTTTGCTGCTTACTTACTGTCTTCATATAAGTCACTTCCTGGAGCGTATTTTGTTAGGTTTTATTACTATGTGACTCAAACCTTGTTCTTGCCTATATTTACAGGATTTGAAACcgaaaatatcaagaaactTGAGAAAAACGAGTACGGTTGCTTCTCATACAATAAACTAGATACCTACGCCTCTCCTTTCGAATGTGATTTTTACTTTCATAAAAGTAACAGCACATATTTTGCAGAATTGGATATTTCGAGAGGGAGCTTGATGTGCAagattttccaaaaattgatgCTAAATTCTAGGCATTATCCATACGTTCCGGTCGCAAACGTTTTCACTAATTTCTTGAAGGAGATAAAGCCCTTCCAAAAGTACTCTATCTCGTCAAACATTATTTGCTggaatgaaaaatggatttACGTCATGAGCAGATTCACCATAAAAAACGGCACGGTCTTGTGCTCTTTATCATTGACTAAATACGTCCTTAAAGACGGTAGAAAGACCATTAAGCCAAAGGATGCCCTTGAATACTGTGGAATATATAATGAGAAGGTCGCCAAAATTTCCGAGGACAACTTAAAGCTTCTAACCGAGCATTGTGGTTTCCACGAAACTGTTCCATTAGAAAACTTGAGTCAAGACTACTGTTCTAAAATTTAG
- the VPS15 gene encoding ubiquitin-binding serine/threonine protein kinase VPS15 (similar to Saccharomyces cerevisiae VPS15 (YBR097W); ancestral locus Anc_3.339) translates to MGAQLSLLVQTSPSIAIFSYIDVLEEVHYVSQLNSSRFLKTCKALDPNGEIVIKVFIKPTDQYSLRPFLNRIKAQSFELGQLPHVLNYSKLIETNRAGYMIRQHLKNNLYDRLSLRPYLQDIELKFIAFQLLNSLRDIHNLNIVHGDIKTENILVTSWNWCILTDFAAFIKPVYLPEDNPGEFLFYFDTSKRRTCYLAPERFNSALYHDGNSKDGKLTKEMDIFSLGCVIAEIFAEGRPIFNLSQLFKYKSNSYDVNKEFLKEEMKSPDLRNMIIDMIQLDPSKRLSCDGLLSKYRGSLFPDYFYTFTYDYFRNLVTMTTSTPISDSTCTNSTLEDNLNHLDKTTEKIYRDFPQICHCLGFPLIKKGDETKSDPLISSSYRTDKEDSCFLNRNLYFPGNHHLILQKFNQVSERAKSVKEECALLFISYLSHSLRNIVSTTTKLKNLELLAVFAHFVSDENKIDRVVPYLVCCFEDSDQDVQALSLLTFIQVLSSVRTLNQLNENIFVDYLLPRLKRLLTTNRQNNNYLRIVFANSLSDLAIIINKFQVFTFAQHFNDSSTDSNMEIMESASKYSAKLIQSVEDLTVLFLTDNDTHVKMALLQNILPLCKFFGRERTNDIILSHLITYLNDKDPALRVSLIQTISGISILLGTVTLEQYILPLLIQTITDSEDLVVISVLQSLKSLFRTGLIRKKFYVDISKTISPLLLHPDHWIRQFTLMIIVEIINKRSKAEVYCILYPIIRPFFEFDVEFTFESMITRCKQPVSRSVYNLLCSWSVRASKSLFWKKIPTNHVDSFGNNKIEFITKDYSSKNYGFNKKNMKLNSSPKGTKSSSAVYSHDNKEIPLTAEDRNWIDKFRVIGLTEKDIWKIVALRGYVIRTARVMATNPDFPYGNSRHHPLIENSPPNLNLTNVMPRNIFFDVEFAEQSVSETQYPHAENQQVYRSDESEQNSNKPSINGSKQLSTVMDINGSLMFKNKSIATTTSNLKNVFVQLEPTSYHKYSPNHGMKDNVDVKPERKVIVSNSYEGDVETIERFLSTFRILPPLREYKEFGPIVEDLQSPDMSKLRGKLIATLMENEPNSITAAIVSSGEAPYLVTGSDQGVIKIWNMKEITLGEVYSSSLTYDFSSTITQVTMIPQFDAFAVSSKDGQIIILKVNHRQQENETKFLNCECIRKLNLKSSGRNEYATRIRAFVNDEKSLLVVLTNLSRVIIFDIKTFDRLQIIENSPKHGAISSICIDENCCALILGTTRGIIDIWDIRFNVMIKSWAFGDHTPITHMEPCAFYGKNSIIVVGGSSKTFLTIWNFVKGHCQNAFINSDEQPSMEHFLPIEKGLDELGFCGVRSLHVLSTISVSNDKIFVTDEATSSIIMFDLKKLSSSKAVISSSTFNDVFIPTQVTANLTILLRKMKHFSNHPSDNSLYHHDIINTISTSQINQAPLLVVCDNSGLIGVIQ, encoded by the coding sequence ATGGGGGCGCAACTATCATTGCTGGTCCAGACATCGCCTTCCATAgctattttttcatatatcGATGTTTTAGAGGAGGTACATTATGTTTCTCAATTAAACTCATCAAGATTCTTGAAAACATGCAAAGCACTAGACCCCAACGGCGAAATAGTTATCAAAGTATTCATCAAGCCTACAGATCAGTATAGCCTACGTCCCTTTCTCAACCGGATAAAAGCTCAATCTTTTGAGTTAGGACAACTACCACATGTTTTAAACTATAGTAAGTTGATCGAGACAAATAGAGCCGGGTACATGATACGGCAACATCTCAAAAATAATTTGTATGATAGACTAAGCTTAAGGCCATATTTGCAAGACATTGAGCTAAAGTTCATCGCTTTCCAATTACTAAACTCACTAAGGGATATCcataatttgaatattgtCCATGGTGATATAAAGACGGAGAACATACTAGTGACAAGTTGGAATTGGTGTATATTGACAGATTTTGCTGCCTTTATCAAACCTGTGTACTTACCTGAAGATAATCCGGGTGAATTCTTATTTTATTTCGACACTTCAAAGAGAAGAACTTGTTACTTAGCACCAGAAAGATTCAACTCCGCACTTTACCACGATGGGAATTCCAAGGACGGGAAGCTAACTAAGGAAATGGATATATTCAGTCTTGGATGCGTTATTGCAGAAATATTTGCTGAAGGTAGGCcgattttcaatttatcGCAGTTattcaaatacaaaagTAATTCGTATGATGTTAACAAGGAATTTCTTAAGGAGGAAATGAAATCCCCTGATTTAAGAAATATGATTATAGACATGATTCAACTAGATCCATCTAAGAGACTGTCGTGTGATGGATTACTAAGTAAATATCGTGGCAGTTTGTTTCCAGACTATTTCTACACTTTCACTTATGATTATTTTAGGAATCTAGTTACAATGACAACAAGTACACCAATTTCGGATAGTACTTGTACTAATAGCACTCTAGAAGATAACCTAAATCATCTTGACAAAACTACGGAGAAAATATACAGAGACTTTCCCCAAATTTGTCATTGTTTAGGTTTTCCTCTAATCAAAAAGGGGGATGAAACAAAATCAGACCCAttgatatcatcatcttATAGAACAGATAAAGAAGATAGCTGCTTTCTTAACAGGAATCTCTATTTCCCCGGAAATCATCATTTAATTTTACAGAAATTTAATCAAGTATCGGAAAGGGCAAAATCAGTTAAAGAGGAATGTGCTTTACTTTTTATCTCTTATCTATCTCACAGTTTGAGGAATATTGTTTCAACCACTacaaaactaaaaaatCTAGAATTGCTAGCGGTGTTTGCACACTTTGTCTCcgatgaaaataaaatcgACCGAGTTGTACCTTATCTCGTATGCTGTTTTGAAGATAGCGACCAGGATGTACAGGCCCTATCTTTACTAACATTTATCCAAGTACTGTCGTCTGTGCGAACATTGAATCAACTCAACGAAAATATATTCGTAGATTACTTACTCCCAAGACTGAAAAGATTACTCACTACTAATAGACAGAATAATAATTATTTGAGGATTGTTTTTGCTAATTCCTTAAGCGACTTAGCAATAATCATCAATaaatttcaagtttttaCTTTCGCCCAGCATTTTAATGATAGCTCAACGGATAGTAATATGGAGATCATGGAAAGTGCTAGTAAGTACTCAGCAAAATTGATTCAAAGTGTTGAAGACTTAACTgtactttttttaacaGATAATGACACACATGTGAAAATGGCCCTCTtacaaaatattctacccctttgtaaattttttggcaGAGAGAGGACAAATGACATTATATTAAGCCATCTAATAACCTACCTTAATGATAAGGATCCAGCTCTACGAGTTTCTTTAATTCAAACAATATCTGGAATATCAATTCTTTTGGGCACCGTGACATTAGAGCAGTATATTTTACCATTATTGATTCAAACAATTACAGACTCAGAAGACCTGGTAGTGATAAGTGTTTTGCAGAGTTTAAAATCTCTATTCAGAACCGGATTaattcgaaaaaaattctatGTCgatatatcaaaaacaatatCTCCTTTGTTATTGCATCCTGATCATTGGATAAGGCAATTTACGTTAATGATAATCGTAGAAATTATAAACAAACGATCAAAGGCCGAGGTTTACTGCATTTTATATCCGATAATAAGACCCTTTTTTGAGTTTGATGTCGAGTTTACTTTTGAATCAATGATAACCCGTTGTAAGCAACCAGTGTCAAGATCTGTTTACAATTTACTGTGTAGTTGGTCTGTTAGAGCCtcaaaatctttattttggaaaaaaattccaacAAATCATGTTGATTCCTTcggaaataataaaatcGAATTTATAACAAAAGATTACTCAAGCAAAAACTATGGatttaacaaaaaaaatatgaaattgAACTCTTCCCCGAAAGGGACCAAATCATCATCCGCTGTTTATTCCCATGATAACAAGGAAATTCCGTTAACTGCTGAGGACAGAAATTGGATTGACAAATTTCGTGTTATAGGGCTGACAGAGAAGGACATCTGGAAAATTGTGGCTCTAAGAGGTTATGTAATAAGAACAGCGAGAGTTATGGCCACTAACCCTGATTTTCCATATGGCAACAGCCGTCACCATCCGTTGATAGAGAACTCACCACCTAATTTGAATCTCACGAACGTCATGCcgagaaatattttttttgatgttgagTTTGCTGAACAATCGGTAAGTGAGACTCAATATCCTCATGCAGAGAACCAGCAAGTGTATAGAAGTGACGAGAGTGAGCAAAACAGTAATAAGCCAAGTATAAATGGTTCCAAGCAGTTATCCACCGTTATGGATATAAATGGATCATtaatgttcaaaaataagTCTATTGCCACAACCACTTCAAATTTAAAGAATGTGTTTGTTCAGTTAGAACCAACTTCCTACCACAAATACTCACCAAATCATGGAATGAAAGACAATGTAGATGTCAAGCCCGAAAGGAAGGTAATTGTCAGCAACAGTTATGAAGGAGACGTTGAGACAATAGAAAGGTTTTTATCCACTTTTAGAATATTACCTCCCTTAAGAGAATATAAAGAGTTTGGGCCTATTGTGGAGGATTTGCAGAGTCCAGATATGTCCAAATTAAGGGGCAAGCTAATAGCTACCTTGATGGAGAACGAGCCCAATTCTATCACAGCTGCTATTGTTTCCTCCGGAGAGGCACCGTATTTAGTAACAGGATCGGATCAGGGCGTGATAAAAATATGGaatatgaaagaaattaccTTGGGCGAGGTTTACTCATCTTCCTTGACCTACGATTTCTCCTCTACTATAACTCAAGTGACTATGATTCCTCAGTTTGACGCATTTGCGGTTTCTAGTAAAGATGGGCAAATCATCATATTAAAGGTTAATCACCGtcaacaagaaaatgagaccaaatttttgaactgCGAATGCATCAGAAAGCTCAATTTAAAGAGCTCGGGAAGGAACGAATATGCGACGAGAATAAGAGCATTTGTGAATGATGAGAAATCTCTATTAGTGGTTTTAACAAATTTGTCAAGAGTAATTATATTTGACATTAAAACTTTCGATAGATTACAAATCATTGAGAATTCTCCAAAACATGGTGCAATTTCTAGCATTTGCATCGATGAAAACTGCTGCGCCCTAATTCTGGGGACAACAAGAGGTATTATTGACATATGGGATATTCGCTTCAATGTGATGATAAAAAGCTGGGCTTTTGGGGATCATACGCCTATCACCCATATGGAGCCTTGTGCGTTTTACGGGAAGAACTCCATAATTGTTGTAGGTGGTAGTTCAAAAACATTCTTGACAATATGGAACTTTGTTAAAGGGCACTGTCAAAATGCATTCATAAATTCTGATGAGCAGCCATCTATGGAACACTTCTTACCAATTGAGAAGGGTTTGGATGAACTAGGATTTTGTGGAGTCAGGTCATTACATGTATTGAGCACAATCTCAGTAtcaaatgataaaatatttgttaCTGATGAAGCAACTAGTTCCATTATAATGTTTGATTTAAAGAAACTGTCTTCTTCTAAAGCAGTAATTAGCTCTTCAACATTTAATGATGTTTTTATTCCAACTCAGGTTACGGCCAACCTCACTATACTattgaggaaaatgaaacattTCAGTAATCATCCAAGCGACAATTCATTGTATCACCATGATATTATAAATACTATATCTACAAGCCAAATTAATCAAGCACCTTTGCTGGTGGTCTGTGATAACTCTGGGCTTATTGGAGTTATTCAGTAA
- the PBY1 gene encoding putative tubulin tyrosine ligase (similar to Saccharomyces cerevisiae PBY1 (YBR094W); ancestral locus Anc_3.335) has protein sequence MRVLITNDDGPLSDQFSPYIRPFIQHIKKNYPDWEITVCVPHIQKSWVGKAHLAGKNLTAQFIYSRVDSEDNTFWGPFIQPQIKSGNSKLPYVLNAEIPKDAIEWVLIDGTPASCTNIGLHLLSNDCFDLVLSGPNVGRNTSAAYITSSGTVGGAMESVITGNTRAIAISWAYFNGLKDISPVLMEKASKRSLDVIEHLVNNWDAKTDLYSINIPLMETLNDDTKVFYAPIWENRWVPIFNGPHINLENNFAEIEDGNESSSISFNWAPRFGAHKDSLHYMNEYKDSTVLTDAEVIESGMISVTPMKATFKGVNHLLGELKLGRKKDSSPKTSNLLVVSIDPLEYIYKPLTRALKKYLPKIEIITSLPEFDNGETENKMKIFHYGDYEQLDMDKLMELPKNYFTNSYIYRKALIRKHFLSHTIQTYTAKHPESILKKAYLESFTIDLDYAEFLDDALDENWELRQELENESKGKWWIVKPSMSDKGQGIRVFKTIEDLQAIFDSFDDEDSEADGSGNDDDIDDANGEFMDDNKVNISQLRHFIIQEYLTNPLLLPSMDNRKFHIRCYVVCRGDLQVFVYDRMLALFAAKPFVPLDPDAYSVTDLKDLECHLTNTCLQSKKKDKDSSVLEFDSIQEIPDEKKSYIKEQIHCITNDVFLAAVNVNRLNFQPLSNAFETYGVDFLIDSNYEVKLLEINAFPDFKQTGKDLKNLIDELFDDTVHYCVVPIFNEDGSKTDNETDPNFVKVIDCTSNGW, from the coding sequence ATGCGTGTTTTAATAACTAACGATGATGGCCCCTTGAGCGATCAATTCTCGCCATACATCAGGCCCTTTATTCAGcatatcaagaaaaactatCCTGACTGGGAAATTACGGTTTGTGTACCACATATTCAGAAATCATGGGTCGGTAAGGCCCATCTTGCTGGTAAGAATCTGACTGCTCagtttatatattcaagaGTCGACTCCGAGGACAATACTTTTTGGGGTCCATTCATCCAACCGCAAATTAAGTCAGGGAACTCCAAATTGCCTTACGTTCTGAATGCCgaaattccaaaagatGCAATTGAGTGGGTGTTGATAGATGGAACTCCAGCATCGTGCACAAACATTGGGTTACATCTATTGTCGAACGATTGTTTCGATCTAGTGCTGTCAGGCCCAAATGTTGGTAGAAATACTTCTGCAGCTTATATTACATCTTCTGGTACTGTGGGAGGCGCGATGGAATCCGTTATCACTGGTAATACAAGGGCTATCGCTATATCATGGGCTTACTTCAACGGATTGAAAGATATTTCTCCTGTGTTAATGGAAAAAGCCTCTAAGAGATCCTTAGATGTTATCGAACACCTTGTGAACAACTGGGACGCAAAAACGGATTTATATAGTATCAATATTCCTTTGATGGAGACTTTAAATGATGATACAAAGGTCTTCTATGCACCAATCTGGGAAAATAGATGGGTCCCAATATTCAACGGGCCTCATatcaacttggaaaacAACTTTGCTGAGATTGAAGATGGTAACGAATcctcttcaatttcctttaACTGGGCACCTAGATTTGGTGCTCATAAGGATTCCCTTCACTATATGAACGAATACAAGGATAGTACTGTTTTAACCGATGCCGAAGTCATTGAATCCGGAATGATCAGCGTTACGCCGATGAAAGCTACGTTCAAGGGTGTTAATCACCTACTTGGAGAACTGAAATTGGGTAGGAAAAAAGATAGTTCCCCGAAGACTAGCAACCTTTTGGTGGTGAGCATTGATCCATtggaatatatatataaaccCCTAACTCGtgcattaaaaaaatacttgccaaaaatagaaataataacaagCTTACCAGAATTTGACAATGgagaaactgaaaacaaaatgaaaatttttcattacgGTGATTATGAACAATTAGATATGGACAAGTTAATGGAACTgccaaaaaattatttcacGAattcttatatatatagaaagGCATTAATCAGGAAGCATTTTCTATCGCACACTATACAGACGTACACTGCAAAGCACCCGGaatcaattttgaaaaaggcatACCTAGAATCCTTTACTATTGATTTAGATTATGCTGAATTTCTAGACGATGCATTAGACGAAAATTGGGAATTACGtcaagaattggaaaatgaaagcaaAGGTAAATGGTGGATTGTAAAACCAAGCATGAGCGATAAAGGTCAAGGAATTAGGGTATTCAAGACCATCGAAGACTTACAAGCCATCtttgattcttttgatGACGAAGATAGCGAAGCTGACGGGAGTGGAAATGACGACGATATTGATGATGCAAACGGTGAATTCATGGATGATAACAAAGTGAACATCTCCCAACTGCGCCACTTTATTATACAGGAATATTTAACAAACCCATTACTATTACCATCCATGGATAATAGAAAGTTCCATATAAGGTGTTACGTTGTTTGTAGGGGGGATTTGCAAGTTTTCGTATATGATAGAATGCTAGCGTTATTCGCGGCGAAACCGTTTGTACCCCTAGATCCCGATGCATATTCCGTAACagatttgaaggatttgGAGTGCCATTTGACTAATACATGCCTGCAgagcaagaagaaggatAAAGATTCTTCCGTTTTGGAATTTGATTCGATACAGGAAATACCAGACGAGAAAAAGTCCTATATTAAGGAACAGATACATTGCATAACAAACGACGTTTTCTTAGCGGCTGTGAATGTAAATAGATTAAACTTCCAACCGTTATCAAACGCATTCGAGACATACGGTGTGGACTTCTTAATTGACTCAAACTATGAGGTCAAATTACTGGAGATTAATGCTTTCCCAGATTTCAAACAAACCGGTAAGGACTTGAAGAACCTCATTGATGAATTGTTTGATGATACCGTTCATTATTGTGTTGTTCCAATCTTTAATGAAGATGGAAGCAAGACCGATAATGAAACGGATCCAAATTTCGTGAAAGTCATTGATTGCACTTCAAATGGTTGGTGA
- the SKDI02G2010 gene encoding histidine phosphatase family protein (similar to Saccharomyces cerevisiae PHO5 (YBR093C)): protein MFKSVIYSILAASLVNAGTIPLGKLSDIDKIGTQKDIFPFLGGAGPYYSFPGDYGISRDLPEGCEMKQVQMVGRHGERYPTVSKAKTIMKTWYKLTNYTRQFNGSLSFLNDDYEFFIRHDSDLENETTFANSDDVLNPYTGEMNAKRHSRDFLAQYGYMLENQTSFAVFTSNSKRCHDTAQYFIDGLGDQFNISLQTVSEAMSAGANTLSACNSCPAWDYNVNDDILDKYDTTYLGDIAKRLNKENKGLNLTSTDSDTLFAWCAYELNARGYSDVCDIFTKDELVRYSYGQDLETFYQQGPGYDIIKSVGSNLFNASVKLLKQSEIQDQNVWLSFTHDTDILNYLTTAGIIDDKNNLTADYVPFIDNTFHRSWYVPQGARVYTEKFQCSNGTYVRYAINDAVVPIETCSTGPGFSCEVNDFYDYAEKRVAGTDFLNVCNVSSVSNSTELTFFWDWNTTHYNASLLRQ from the coding sequence ATGTTCAAGTCAGTTATTTACTCAATTCTAGCCGCTTCTCTGGTTAACGCAGGTACCATTCCGTTAGGAAAGTTATCCGACATAGACAAGATCGGTACCCAAAAAGACATCTTCCCATTCTTGGGTGGTGCTGGGCCATACTACTCTTTTCCTGGTGATTATGGTATTTCTCGTGACTTGCCTGAAGGTTGTGAAATGAAACAGGTTCAAATGGTTGGTAGACATGGTGAGAGATATCCAACTGTTAGCAAAGCTAAGACAATCATGAAAACATGGTATAAGTTGACTAACTACACTCGCCAATTCAACGGCTCATTGTCTTTCTTGAACGATGACtacgaatttttcatccgTCACGACAGcgatttggaaaatgaaaccaCGTTTGCCAATTCAGATGATGTTTTAAACCCATATACTGGTGAGATGAATGCTAAGAGACATTCCCGTGACTTCTTGGCGCAATACGGTTACATGCTCGAAAACCAGACCAGTTTTGCTGTTTTCACCTCTAACTCTAAGAGATGTCATGACACCGCTCAATATTTCATTGATGGTTTAGGTGACCAATTCAATATCTCCTTGCAAACTGTTAGCGAAGCCATGTCTGCCGGTGCCAACACCTTGAGTGCTTGTAACTCATGTCCTGCTTGGGACTATAATGTCAACGATGACATTTTGGACAAATATGACACCACCTACTTGGGCGACATTGCCAAGAGATTaaacaaggaaaacaaGGGTTTGAACTTGACCTCAACTGACTCTGATACTTTGTTTGCATGGTGTGCTTACGAATTGAATGCTAGAGGTTACAGTGATGTCTGCGATATCTTTACCAAAGACGAATTGGTCCGTTACTCTTACGGCCAAGATTTGGAAACTTTTTACCAGCAAGGTCCAGGTTATGACATAATTAAGTCCGTCGGTTCTAACCTGTTCAATGCTTCAGTGAAATTGTTGAAGCAAAGTgaaattcaagatcaaAACGTTTGGTTGAGTTTCACCCACGACACCGATATTTTGAACTATTTGACCACCGCTGGTATAATCGACGACAAAAACAACTTGACCGCTGACTACGTCCCATTCATTGACAACACTTTCCACAGATCCTGGTACGTTCCTCAAGGTGCCCGTGTTTACACCGAAAAGTTCCAATGTTCTAACGGTACCTACGTCAGATACGCCATCAACGACGCCGTCGTACCAATTGAAACCTGTTCCACTGGTCCAGGGTTCTCTTGTGAGGTTAACGACTTCTACGACTACGCTGAAAAGAGAGTGGCCGGTACTGACTTCCTAAATGTTTGTAACGTCAGTAGCGTCAGTAACTCCACGGAATTGACCTTCTTCTGGGACTGGAACACCACTCACTACAATGCCAGTTTACTAAGACAGTAG